Proteins co-encoded in one Thermomicrobiales bacterium genomic window:
- the pdxT gene encoding pyridoxal 5'-phosphate synthase glutaminase subunit PdxT, protein MNGRHRVNPSLPPAVEGESAIGVLALQGAFVEHLAVLARLGVPTREVRLPEHLDGLAGLIIPGGESTVIGKLMVKYGLDDAIRSFAGRGGAIWGTCAGMILLAREVGRDQPLLGLLDIDVERNAYGSQLASFEEDIALTRFGITDLRAVFIRAPVVSRVGPSVTTEATDGRGNIVAVSDGRLLGTSFHPELTDDGRLHGWFAALARDRLVIAH, encoded by the coding sequence ATGAACGGGCGGCATCGCGTCAACCCATCCCTGCCGCCTGCTGTCGAGGGCGAGAGCGCAATCGGCGTCCTCGCCCTCCAGGGCGCGTTTGTCGAGCATCTCGCCGTTCTGGCCCGGCTGGGCGTTCCAACGCGAGAGGTGAGGTTGCCCGAGCATCTCGACGGGCTGGCCGGGCTGATCATCCCCGGCGGCGAGAGCACGGTTATCGGCAAGCTGATGGTGAAGTATGGACTCGACGACGCCATTCGGTCGTTCGCCGGCCGGGGTGGCGCGATCTGGGGCACCTGCGCCGGAATGATCCTGCTGGCCCGCGAGGTTGGCCGCGATCAACCGCTGCTCGGACTGCTCGATATCGACGTCGAGCGCAATGCCTATGGATCACAGCTGGCGTCGTTTGAGGAAGACATCGCCCTGACGCGCTTCGGGATCACGGATCTGCGGGCAGTGTTTATCCGCGCGCCGGTGGTGTCGCGTGTCGGGCCGTCGGTGACAACCGAGGCAACCGATGGGCGGGGCAACATCGTCGCCGTCTCAGATGGCCGGCTACTGGGGACGTCGTTCCACCCGGAGCTGACCGATGATGGACGCCTGCACGGATGGTTCGCCGCGCTCGCCCGCGACAGGCTGGTGATCGCACACTGA
- the pdxS gene encoding pyridoxal 5'-phosphate synthase lyase subunit PdxS produces MDQSTWRTKVGLAQMLKGGVIMDVVTPDQARIAEEAGAVAVMALERVPADIRRDGGVARMSDPALIRQIKATVTIPVMAKARIGHFVEAQIIEACDIDYIDESEVLTPADEDHHIEKSAFRIPFVCGARDLGEALRRLSEGAAMIRTKGEAGTGNVVEAVRHMRTMQSQIRRAAGMTRDELPAFAKELGAPLELLREVADLGRLPVVNFAAGGIATPADAALMMQLGCDGVFVGSGIFKSGNPERRAAAIVEAVTHYNDPVRIAKVSENLGEAMVGINVSTLPADELLATRGW; encoded by the coding sequence ATGGATCAGTCCACATGGCGAACGAAAGTCGGTCTGGCTCAGATGTTGAAGGGCGGCGTCATCATGGACGTCGTCACTCCGGATCAGGCGAGGATCGCCGAAGAGGCTGGCGCGGTCGCGGTCATGGCGCTCGAACGGGTGCCGGCCGACATCCGGCGTGATGGCGGAGTCGCCAGGATGAGCGACCCGGCGTTGATCCGTCAGATCAAGGCAACCGTCACAATTCCGGTCATGGCCAAGGCGCGCATTGGCCACTTCGTCGAAGCACAGATCATCGAGGCGTGTGACATCGACTACATCGATGAGTCGGAAGTCCTGACGCCCGCCGACGAGGATCACCATATCGAGAAGAGCGCGTTTCGCATCCCGTTCGTCTGTGGCGCGCGCGACCTCGGCGAGGCGCTGCGGCGGCTCAGCGAGGGCGCAGCGATGATTCGAACAAAGGGCGAGGCCGGCACCGGCAACGTCGTCGAGGCGGTCCGGCACATGCGCACGATGCAGTCCCAGATCCGCCGGGCAGCCGGAATGACCCGCGACGAGCTGCCTGCGTTTGCCAAGGAGCTCGGCGCTCCACTCGAGCTGCTTCGCGAGGTCGCCGATCTGGGGCGGCTGCCCGTCGTGAATTTCGCGGCTGGTGGAATCGCAACCCCAGCCGATGCGGCGCTGATGATGCAGCTTGGTTGCGACGGGGTCTTTGTTGGCTCGGGCATCTTCAAGTCGGGCAATCCGGAGCGTCGAGCGGCGGCGATTGTCGAAGCAGTGACACACTACAACGATCCGGTCCGCATCGCGAAGGTCAGCGAGAATCTCGGCGAGGCGATGGTCGGGATCAACGTCAGCACCCTGCCGGCCGACGAGCTGCTCGCAACCCGGGGCTGGTAA
- a CDS encoding YfhO family protein: protein MISEAGDTDRFTTLAGSTRRSASSRASGRFPSARAILLTALDLALLTLFWLVFLWPILVARDHFIPYDLIDQHYMFQAFIHRTLAAGKSPWWSPDILGGYPIVADPLTALFYPPNVAMHLLTRSAFLPYYRMEVQLALHILWAAFGGYALARSLTGSRMGGLVAALTFAFGGFFAWHLPHLSPLSSLSWLPWVLFAYHRAVTRQSLVWVAAGATSFGMLVLAGHAMTILQAGYLIGALAIAAALLSYRNDPAQSAWAFGAGVAIGLLGAGLAMIQLLPSWELSGETSRAGLSWAEAAGSSFRPLWLLTVVVPGYFAPDFPTLYWAAGDPAETNIYLGLIPLVLAVLGVARANRQNRRLIGGILAGGAICLVLAFGSFGPVYRLVYDLIPGFDHVRRPGNFIALVTLAVGLLAAFGVRSLEERHSVDGVRSARVFGRLLLASGALLVAGLVLATLRRHAADDGLWQQRLRLIQHGLLAAILIVAVAYGLVRTRVSLRLPATILAALLVLIVAIDLRAGNANKVYAGNAARPDRYIGPDWAAAATDPYVRQLLELQRQVAPDQFRIYPDQAGSQWINGPLVWGVQSIDGYSVLWPREYQELFELGTGNLGSPVFDLMNVRYVMTTRPLDELHPGFDLSGFRLFQDGWMKVYENTDAMPRAWVARQWVLRPADTTLAWMTENSGSLRDTVVVSDPPAGGIAPGAPGEGGQARIVSYTNDRVVVHASMPADGYLILADTYYPGWTATVDGRPARVQRADHALRAVWLPAGEHDVVFTYRSTMRTLGTILTIISGLAIVGLAVASPLLRRRRAPQRA from the coding sequence GTGATTTCAGAGGCCGGTGACACAGATCGCTTCACGACGCTCGCCGGGTCTACGCGCCGCTCGGCGTCGTCCCGCGCATCAGGCCGCTTCCCCTCCGCGCGAGCGATCCTGCTGACAGCGCTCGATCTGGCGTTGCTCACGCTGTTCTGGCTAGTGTTTCTCTGGCCGATCCTCGTCGCCCGCGATCACTTCATCCCCTATGACCTGATTGACCAGCACTACATGTTCCAGGCGTTCATCCATCGGACGCTTGCTGCCGGCAAATCTCCGTGGTGGTCGCCCGACATCCTCGGCGGCTATCCAATCGTTGCCGATCCGCTGACGGCGCTCTTCTACCCGCCAAACGTGGCGATGCATCTGCTGACACGCAGCGCCTTCCTCCCCTACTACAGGATGGAGGTCCAGCTTGCGCTGCACATCCTCTGGGCCGCGTTTGGCGGGTATGCGCTGGCGCGCTCGCTGACGGGGTCGCGCATGGGCGGTCTGGTCGCTGCGCTGACGTTCGCCTTCGGGGGATTCTTCGCCTGGCACCTTCCACATCTCTCCCCCCTCTCATCTCTCAGCTGGCTTCCGTGGGTTCTCTTCGCCTACCACCGGGCCGTCACACGCCAGAGCCTCGTCTGGGTGGCGGCTGGCGCAACATCGTTTGGCATGCTCGTCCTTGCGGGACACGCGATGACGATCCTCCAGGCCGGCTATCTCATCGGGGCGCTCGCTATCGCAGCTGCTCTTCTGTCGTATCGGAACGATCCAGCGCAGTCTGCGTGGGCGTTTGGCGCTGGTGTCGCGATCGGCCTGCTCGGCGCCGGACTGGCGATGATCCAGCTGCTCCCGTCCTGGGAGCTCAGTGGCGAGACATCCCGCGCCGGCCTGAGCTGGGCCGAGGCTGCTGGCTCGTCCTTTCGCCCGCTCTGGCTTTTGACCGTCGTCGTCCCCGGCTACTTTGCGCCCGACTTCCCGACGTTGTATTGGGCGGCAGGCGACCCGGCCGAGACGAATATCTACCTGGGGCTGATCCCGCTCGTGCTCGCCGTTCTGGGTGTCGCGCGCGCCAACCGGCAAAACCGCCGTCTGATCGGCGGCATCCTGGCCGGCGGCGCGATCTGTCTCGTGCTGGCGTTCGGGAGCTTCGGGCCGGTATACCGGCTTGTCTACGATCTCATTCCCGGCTTTGATCATGTTCGCCGGCCAGGCAACTTCATCGCGCTGGTGACGCTCGCCGTTGGTCTGCTCGCTGCCTTCGGTGTCCGTTCGCTGGAGGAGCGTCACAGCGTCGACGGCGTGCGTTCCGCTCGGGTGTTCGGCCGGCTACTGCTCGCCAGCGGTGCGCTCCTCGTCGCCGGCCTTGTGCTGGCGACACTCCGTCGCCACGCTGCCGACGACGGGTTGTGGCAGCAGCGCCTGCGCCTGATCCAGCATGGACTGCTCGCCGCAATCCTGATTGTCGCGGTCGCCTATGGTCTCGTCCGAACCCGGGTCAGCCTGCGTCTGCCGGCCACTATACTGGCGGCTCTTCTGGTGCTGATCGTGGCCATTGACCTTCGCGCAGGCAACGCGAATAAAGTCTATGCCGGGAACGCGGCGCGTCCGGATCGGTACATCGGCCCGGATTGGGCAGCCGCGGCAACTGACCCATACGTCCGTCAGCTGCTTGAGCTGCAACGCCAGGTTGCGCCAGATCAATTCCGCATCTATCCCGACCAGGCCGGCTCTCAGTGGATCAACGGCCCGCTCGTCTGGGGTGTCCAGAGCATCGACGGCTACAGCGTCCTCTGGCCTCGCGAGTATCAGGAGCTATTCGAGCTGGGAACCGGCAACCTCGGTTCGCCGGTGTTCGACCTCATGAACGTGCGTTATGTCATGACAACGCGACCGCTCGATGAGCTCCACCCAGGCTTCGACCTCTCCGGCTTCCGGCTGTTTCAGGATGGCTGGATGAAGGTGTATGAGAACACCGACGCGATGCCGCGTGCCTGGGTGGCCCGACAATGGGTCCTCCGGCCCGCGGACACCACGCTCGCCTGGATGACCGAGAACTCAGGCTCGCTTCGCGACACCGTCGTCGTCAGCGACCCGCCCGCAGGAGGCATAGCGCCTGGCGCGCCAGGCGAAGGCGGGCAGGCGCGAATCGTCTCCTATACGAACGATCGTGTCGTCGTCCACGCCTCGATGCCGGCCGATGGTTACCTCATCCTCGCCGACACATACTATCCCGGTTGGACAGCCACGGTCGATGGCCGTCCCGCCCGGGTCCAGCGCGCCGACCACGCCCTTCGCGCGGTCTGGCTGCCGGCCGGCGAGCACGACGTCGTCTTCACCTACCGGTCTACCATGCGGACCCTGGGCACGATCCTGACCATCATCTCCGGTCTGGCGATCGTCGGTCTTGCCGTCGCCAGTCCTCTGTTGCGGCGACGACGCGCGCCTCAACGTGCGTGA